The sequence GGCCGTCATGGCCGTTTCGGACTGAATCATCGTGAACGGCGAGTCCAGTTCTGCCCAGATGGCAGAGAGCCCCGATAGGGAGCCGGCGAGAACAGGAGCCTCAAAGGGCTTCTGCTGGACTCGCCAGTTCTGAGGTCCAGTAGTCGCCCCGGCTTATCCGCTGGGAGTGTGACACCTTGGCAAGCAAGACGATTCAAGCTGCTACCGCCCGCCGCTATGCCAGCCTCAAAGAGGCCGGGGCATACGTCGGCGTCGGAGAGCGGACGATCCGGGATTGGATCACGCGCGGCCTGATCAAGGGCTACAAGATCAACGCGCGACTCATCCGTGTGGATCTGAACGAGCTCGACGCAGCCATGCGGCCGTTCGGCGGTGCAGCGTAATGACCCAGATAAGAAGAAACCCGGCCAATGCTGGCCGGGCCACCTCGACGACGCCAATCGCTGACACTCATTCTAGCCGCGCCGCCGACACCGATCCATACGACAATGAG is a genomic window of Mycobacterium sp. ITM-2016-00318 containing:
- a CDS encoding AlpA family transcriptional regulator — its product is MASKTIQAATARRYASLKEAGAYVGVGERTIRDWITRGLIKGYKINARLIRVDLNELDAAMRPFGGAA